One Hydrogenispora ethanolica genomic region harbors:
- a CDS encoding sodium-translocating pyrophosphatase: protein MSNQAVEFLFYLVPLGSLLALFYALYLYTFVSKQEAGTDKMKEISAAVREGAVAYLKRQYSGVALFFVIMFVILTIISFMGYLPKVVPFAFLTGGFFSGLAGFFGMMTATKSNARTAWAASKSLNSGLQVAFKSGAVMGLVVVGLGLLDLAIWFMVLKYAFGASIEVITATMLNFGMGASSMALFARVGGGIFTKAADVGADLVGKVEAGIPEDDPRNPAVIADNVGDNVGDVAGMGADLYESYVGSIVATSALAVAAGLGLRGVMIPMIMAVIGVLASIIGTWFVRSEEKAEQKTLLAALRKGTISSSLIIAIVSYPLIGLVLGWNRIGVYGAVLAGLIGGVIIGLLTEYYTSGTYKPTQNVANTAITGPATVIISGLSVGMLSTFLPVLVVCVAILISYFAAGHGDFNMGLYGIAISAVGMLSTLGITLATDAYGPVADNAGGIAEMSGLGKEVRQRTDALDSLGNTTAATGKGFAIGSAALTALALIASFTEKVGVEATHKMEEIVKAGGTAPQWLEQAKHINQFLDITNPQVLIGLLIGGMLPFLFCSMTMQAVGRAAQSIVIEVRRQFKEITGLMEGKAKPDYARCVDICTRAAQKEMILPAISAIIAPVIVGLLVGIKGVAGLLAGSTVTGFVLAVMMANAGGSWDNAKKYIEEGNHGGKGSDAHKAAVVGDTVGDPFKDTSGPSLNILIKLTSMVSVVFASFILTNALFK from the coding sequence ATGTCTAATCAAGCTGTGGAGTTCTTATTCTATCTGGTTCCGCTCGGCTCGTTGTTGGCGCTCTTTTACGCGTTGTATCTGTACACCTTCGTCAGTAAACAGGAAGCTGGCACCGATAAGATGAAAGAGATCTCGGCGGCGGTTCGCGAAGGCGCCGTTGCTTATTTGAAACGCCAGTATTCCGGCGTGGCCCTTTTCTTTGTCATTATGTTTGTCATTTTGACGATCATCTCTTTCATGGGCTATCTGCCGAAGGTCGTGCCGTTCGCCTTCTTGACCGGCGGTTTCTTCTCCGGTCTGGCCGGCTTCTTCGGGATGATGACCGCCACCAAGTCCAACGCCCGGACGGCTTGGGCCGCCAGCAAGAGCTTGAACAGCGGCCTCCAGGTCGCTTTCAAAAGCGGCGCTGTCATGGGGCTGGTCGTCGTCGGCCTGGGCCTGTTGGACCTGGCCATCTGGTTTATGGTGCTGAAATACGCTTTCGGCGCTTCGATTGAAGTGATCACCGCCACGATGCTCAACTTCGGCATGGGCGCCAGCTCGATGGCTCTCTTCGCCAGGGTGGGCGGCGGTATCTTTACCAAAGCCGCCGATGTCGGCGCGGATCTCGTGGGCAAAGTCGAAGCCGGCATCCCGGAGGACGACCCCAGAAATCCGGCGGTCATCGCCGATAACGTCGGCGACAACGTCGGCGACGTCGCCGGCATGGGCGCCGACCTCTACGAATCCTATGTCGGTTCGATCGTCGCCACCTCGGCCCTGGCGGTCGCCGCGGGCCTGGGCCTGCGCGGCGTGATGATCCCGATGATCATGGCCGTCATCGGCGTGCTGGCCTCGATCATCGGCACCTGGTTCGTCCGTTCCGAAGAGAAGGCCGAGCAGAAGACGCTGCTGGCCGCGCTCCGCAAAGGGACCATCTCCAGTTCGTTGATTATCGCGATCGTTTCCTATCCCTTGATCGGCCTGGTGCTCGGCTGGAACCGGATCGGCGTTTACGGCGCGGTCCTGGCCGGCTTGATCGGCGGGGTCATCATCGGCCTGCTCACCGAGTATTATACCTCCGGTACTTATAAACCGACCCAAAACGTCGCCAATACCGCCATCACCGGTCCGGCCACCGTCATCATCAGCGGCCTCTCCGTGGGCATGCTCTCTACCTTCCTGCCGGTACTGGTGGTTTGCGTTGCGATCCTCATCAGTTATTTCGCCGCGGGCCACGGCGATTTTAACATGGGCCTTTACGGCATCGCCATCTCCGCGGTGGGCATGCTCTCCACGCTGGGAATCACCCTGGCCACCGACGCCTACGGTCCGGTCGCCGACAATGCCGGCGGCATCGCCGAAATGTCCGGCCTGGGCAAAGAGGTCCGTCAACGCACCGACGCCCTGGATTCGCTGGGTAACACCACCGCCGCCACGGGCAAAGGTTTTGCCATCGGTTCCGCGGCTCTGACCGCCTTGGCCCTGATCGCCTCCTTCACCGAGAAGGTTGGCGTGGAAGCCACTCACAAGATGGAAGAGATCGTCAAAGCCGGCGGCACGGCGCCGCAATGGCTGGAACAGGCGAAACATATCAATCAATTCCTGGACATCACCAATCCGCAAGTGTTGATCGGTTTGTTAATCGGCGGCATGCTGCCGTTCCTGTTCTGCTCCATGACGATGCAGGCGGTCGGCCGCGCGGCCCAGAGTATCGTCATCGAAGTGCGCCGCCAGTTCAAGGAGATTACGGGCTTGATGGAAGGCAAAGCCAAACCGGATTACGCCCGTTGCGTCGACATCTGCACCCGCGCTGCCCAGAAAGAGATGATCCTGCCGGCGATCTCGGCCATCATCGCTCCGGTCATCGTGGGACTCCTGGTGGGTATTAAAGGTGTGGCCGGTCTGTTGGCCGGTTCGACCGTCACCGGTTTCGTCCTGGCCGTCATGATGGCCAATGCCGGCGGCTCGTGGGATAACGCCAAGAAGTACATCGAAGAAGGCAATCACGGCGGCAAGGGCTCCGACGCTCACAAAGCCGCGGTCGTCGGCGACACCGTCGGTGATCCGTTCAAGGACACCTCGGGTCCGTCGCTGAACATCCTGATCAAGCTGACCTCGATGGTCTCGGTGGTCTTCGCTTCCTTCATCCTGACCAACGCGCTTTTCAAATAA
- a CDS encoding putative polysaccharide biosynthesis protein codes for MGTNASIVKGTALLAGAGLVAKAFGALYRIFLARTIGNEGIGLYQMAYPIYLIFLSLSTAGLPIAISRMVAARVAAGDRGGANRVLSAALILLAGLGVVSTLAMALSARWLAGTVVADSRAVYAIWALAPAIAFMSLIAGFRGFFQGWQQMIPSAVSQIIEQMVRVAVALILAVLLLPYGVEHAAAGAAFGATMGGMAGLVYLIWTFYRRRRQREGSPVAGPGMGGRTAEPFHRTIAKLLRFTLPIALATVLTPLLQAIDSMIVPARLQSIGYATGQATALLGILGNSWAVVYLPLIVTAAMASNLVPALSGLLTQEKHRQLQTRIGEGLRLGMLYLVPASAMLLVFGGTIYRLLYGGAQGMILCWFAPAVLLLGLEQVSAGTLQGLGRPSLPLVHFVCGAAVKVGVTLTATGWPGLNLAGAALGTAAGAGVTAVLNLWAIQRLTGAALPSNLAALCGGGGMIAVSWYLSRHLNCHYILEFLISGFFGVTAYLALLWILGGIGRQDLEIISDLVGHTMSRSKQY; via the coding sequence ATGGGAACAAACGCTTCCATTGTCAAAGGAACCGCGCTACTGGCCGGAGCGGGGCTGGTGGCCAAGGCATTCGGCGCGCTGTACCGGATCTTTCTGGCTCGGACCATCGGTAATGAGGGGATCGGCCTCTATCAGATGGCCTATCCGATTTACCTGATCTTTCTCTCGCTTTCCACCGCCGGACTGCCGATCGCCATCTCCCGGATGGTGGCGGCCCGGGTTGCCGCGGGCGACCGCGGGGGAGCGAACCGGGTGCTGTCGGCGGCCTTGATCCTGTTAGCCGGTTTGGGGGTGGTTTCTACCCTGGCGATGGCGCTGTCCGCCCGCTGGCTGGCGGGGACAGTGGTCGCCGACAGCCGGGCCGTCTACGCCATCTGGGCGTTGGCTCCGGCCATCGCCTTCATGAGCCTGATCGCCGGGTTTCGAGGCTTCTTTCAGGGATGGCAGCAGATGATCCCGAGCGCCGTTTCCCAGATCATTGAACAGATGGTGCGGGTGGCGGTGGCATTGATCCTAGCGGTGCTGTTATTGCCCTACGGGGTGGAGCACGCCGCGGCCGGGGCGGCCTTTGGAGCGACCATGGGCGGCATGGCCGGGCTGGTCTATCTGATTTGGACCTTCTACCGGAGACGCCGGCAACGGGAAGGCAGCCCCGTTGCCGGCCCGGGGATGGGAGGACGGACAGCCGAGCCTTTCCACCGGACCATCGCCAAACTGCTCCGCTTTACCCTGCCGATCGCGCTGGCCACGGTTTTGACCCCGCTTTTGCAAGCCATCGATTCGATGATTGTCCCCGCCCGGCTGCAAAGCATCGGTTATGCTACCGGCCAGGCCACCGCGCTCCTGGGGATCCTCGGCAACTCCTGGGCGGTCGTCTACTTGCCCCTGATTGTCACCGCGGCGATGGCCTCCAATCTGGTCCCGGCCCTCTCCGGCCTGCTCACCCAGGAGAAACACCGGCAGCTGCAGACCAGGATCGGCGAGGGGCTGCGCTTGGGCATGCTGTATCTGGTTCCGGCCTCCGCCATGCTGCTGGTATTCGGCGGAACGATCTACCGCCTCCTCTACGGCGGAGCCCAGGGCATGATCCTCTGCTGGTTTGCCCCAGCCGTCCTGCTATTGGGGCTGGAGCAAGTCTCCGCCGGAACGTTGCAGGGTTTGGGCAGGCCCAGCCTGCCGCTGGTCCATTTTGTTTGCGGCGCGGCGGTAAAAGTCGGCGTGACGCTGACTGCCACCGGCTGGCCGGGCTTGAATCTGGCCGGCGCGGCCCTGGGAACCGCGGCGGGGGCCGGAGTCACCGCCGTCTTGAATTTGTGGGCCATTCAACGTTTGACCGGAGCCGCTCTGCCATCCAACCTGGCCGCCTTGTGCGGCGGGGGCGGAATGATCGCGGTCTCTTGGTATCTGTCGCGCCACTTGAACTGCCATTATATCCTGGAGTTTTTGATCAGCGGGTTTTTCGGGGTCACCGCTTATTTGGCCTTATTATGGATCCTGGGAGGGATCGGGAGGCAGGATCTAGAAATTATATCCGACCTGGTCGGTCATACGATGTCGCGTTCCAAGCAATATTAA
- the mazG gene encoding nucleoside triphosphate pyrophosphohydrolase — MSLQVKKKPECNLAQLVEVMAKLRGEGGCPWDREQTQESLKPYVIEEAFEVLEAVESGRPDKLCEELGDLLLQVIFHAEIAAETGQFDIDDVIGGIVAKLIRRHPHVFGTVAVDGVAGVLDNWEKIKQSEKPGERPSALDGIPKDFPALMKAEKIQGKAARVGFDWGNLEGPLAKVKEEFGEFEAVLDPAALPEEGSPAWSRLEDELGDILFAMVNVARVLKIHPELALRRTIAKFDKRFRYIEAAAAAAGKSLPEMTLAEMDRYWEEAKTK; from the coding sequence ATGAGTCTGCAGGTGAAAAAGAAACCCGAGTGCAACCTCGCCCAATTGGTGGAGGTCATGGCCAAGCTGCGGGGCGAAGGCGGCTGCCCCTGGGATCGGGAGCAAACCCAGGAGTCCTTAAAACCCTATGTGATCGAAGAGGCATTTGAGGTTTTGGAGGCAGTGGAGTCCGGCCGGCCGGACAAGCTCTGCGAGGAACTGGGCGATCTGTTATTGCAAGTGATCTTCCACGCCGAGATCGCCGCCGAGACCGGCCAGTTCGATATCGATGATGTCATTGGAGGGATCGTGGCCAAGCTGATCCGGCGCCATCCCCACGTCTTCGGCACCGTCGCGGTGGACGGAGTGGCCGGGGTCCTGGATAATTGGGAGAAGATCAAGCAGAGTGAGAAACCCGGCGAACGCCCGTCGGCGCTGGACGGGATCCCCAAAGATTTTCCCGCTTTGATGAAGGCCGAGAAGATTCAAGGGAAGGCGGCCCGGGTCGGTTTCGATTGGGGAAACCTTGAGGGACCGTTGGCCAAGGTCAAGGAGGAGTTCGGGGAGTTTGAAGCGGTGTTGGATCCCGCCGCGCTCCCGGAAGAGGGCAGCCCGGCCTGGAGCCGTTTGGAGGATGAATTGGGCGACATTCTGTTCGCCATGGTCAATGTGGCCCGGGTTTTGAAGATTCACCCCGAACTGGCGTTGCGCCGCACTATCGCCAAGTTTGACAAGCGTTTCCGGTATATCGAAGCGGCGGCCGCCGCGGCCGGGAAAAGCCTTCCCGAAATGACACTGGCTGAAATGGACAGATACTGGGAGGAGGCCAAAACCAAATAG
- a CDS encoding PAS domain S-box protein: MKQSLMQRIQRNQLLLIITFGWLTLLALFILVWNQTVGLNQQRLLTLAKVLDRTIQRHPSLFLNSAVPAGRVRAVLESEVDPIIRSFRPGYAVGFYPSGRQRPVILIDNGGIAVHKVEEWPADAVRRPRTDSKPEYVLSWSGPHRTWLYQCAEPVLRNRRIEGYALAAVSLTSMMAFGVQLALCVSLITLGAGLVSVMASQRLNAAIRLNLQQLLLMDHPAPKPEFQIEEFDRIARFNQKVFQDLKNAEQQRVAILESISDAFFALNHQWQFTYLNRQMERISGWKRERLLGASIFQFFPRAKLEPYIPAVEGACHQGKPHQLELEWEHGVWYELHIYPAPTGISVYFQDISARKNAEIQLRESQQRLAQLLESIHHAFFTLDSKQRFTYLNQAAERLFQIRGAEWLGKVGWDFFHAYMEPGFSRELARVWREQTVSRFETFSQRLGVWIEVHAYPSAESLFIYVLDSTARKRSEETRLRLAAIVESSEDAILSTDLDGTVTSWNKGAEAMYGYPAEQAVGQPVGRLLKAPEGESSITAIFHRWKEAGMKGTTEAVMLHQNGAPVHVAIKLAALSGMNGQTIGYSGIHRDISKEVIFKKELLAERERLSVTLRSIGEGVIATDRLGRIVSMNREAESLTGYSQYEVLGQPLETVFTVIDQLTRGKYEGIVNAVLNSEEIIHLHNLFLLHQHEREIPVSVSLAPIKSGRGECFGVVLVFQDITEKQRIEQELLKAEKIESLAILAGGIAHDFNNFLSAILANLQLALAKLKRGDDISRYLEESADATRKASDLTKQLQTFSRGEAPVKKAAAIGDLIRDTVRFVLRGSKVKVEFELPEDLWPVEIDSGQISQVLHNLTLNAKQAMPGGGTLRILGRNIRIRPGSRYLPGGYVELAVQDEGDGIPPENLGRIFDPFFTTKEEGTGLGLATSYSIIKKHNGYLEVESVPLVGTTFTILLPATNARPAVEEESPEVAATREAALLLMDDEATIRDSVGEMLRDAGYRVVLARDGREVLEDYRRAMEEGAPFDLVIMDLTVPGGLGGQETIAELKTVDPAVRAIVSSGYANDPIIAEYQKYGFCGVAAKPYKFAELKRIIDRALVGS, translated from the coding sequence ATGAAACAGTCATTGATGCAGCGGATTCAGCGCAACCAGCTGTTGCTGATCATAACCTTTGGCTGGTTGACCCTGCTCGCCCTGTTCATCCTGGTCTGGAACCAGACCGTCGGGTTGAATCAACAACGTTTACTGACCTTGGCGAAAGTCCTTGACCGGACGATTCAACGGCACCCCTCTTTATTCTTGAACTCCGCCGTCCCGGCGGGGCGGGTCAGAGCGGTTCTGGAGTCGGAGGTCGATCCGATTATCCGGAGTTTCCGGCCGGGCTACGCGGTGGGCTTTTACCCAAGTGGCCGCCAAAGACCGGTCATCCTGATCGATAACGGCGGGATCGCAGTCCATAAGGTAGAGGAGTGGCCGGCGGATGCAGTCCGGCGACCGCGGACAGACTCCAAACCCGAGTACGTACTGAGCTGGTCCGGGCCGCATCGGACCTGGCTCTATCAATGCGCTGAGCCGGTGCTCCGCAACCGCCGGATCGAGGGGTATGCCCTGGCCGCGGTCAGCTTGACGAGCATGATGGCATTTGGCGTGCAACTGGCACTTTGCGTTTCACTGATCACGCTCGGCGCCGGTCTGGTATCGGTCATGGCCAGCCAGCGCTTGAATGCGGCGATTCGACTGAATCTGCAGCAGTTATTGTTGATGGATCATCCGGCGCCCAAACCGGAATTTCAAATTGAAGAGTTCGACCGGATCGCCCGCTTCAATCAGAAGGTTTTTCAGGATCTCAAGAACGCTGAGCAGCAAAGGGTGGCTATCCTGGAGAGTATCAGCGACGCTTTTTTCGCTCTGAATCATCAATGGCAGTTCACTTATTTGAATCGCCAGATGGAGCGGATCTCCGGCTGGAAACGGGAACGGCTCCTGGGCGCATCCATTTTTCAGTTTTTCCCCCGCGCCAAACTGGAACCTTATATCCCAGCCGTGGAAGGGGCCTGTCACCAAGGGAAACCTCACCAACTGGAGCTGGAATGGGAACACGGCGTCTGGTATGAGCTTCATATCTATCCCGCTCCCACGGGAATCTCCGTCTATTTTCAGGATATCTCCGCCCGCAAAAACGCCGAAATCCAATTACGTGAGTCACAGCAGCGGTTGGCGCAGCTCCTGGAGAGCATCCACCATGCCTTTTTCACCTTGGACAGCAAGCAGCGGTTTACCTATCTGAATCAAGCGGCGGAACGCCTTTTCCAAATCCGCGGCGCGGAATGGCTTGGCAAGGTCGGATGGGATTTCTTTCACGCCTATATGGAGCCCGGCTTCAGCCGGGAATTGGCGCGGGTCTGGCGCGAGCAGACCGTGAGCCGGTTTGAAACCTTTTCCCAACGGCTCGGAGTCTGGATTGAGGTGCACGCCTATCCCTCGGCGGAGAGTTTATTCATTTATGTACTGGACAGCACCGCGCGGAAACGCTCCGAAGAGACCCGCCTACGGCTGGCCGCCATCGTCGAGTCCTCCGAAGACGCGATCCTCAGCACCGATCTGGACGGCACTGTTACCAGTTGGAATAAAGGCGCGGAAGCGATGTACGGCTATCCGGCAGAGCAGGCCGTCGGTCAACCGGTGGGGCGTCTGTTGAAAGCCCCGGAAGGCGAGTCATCCATCACGGCGATCTTTCATCGCTGGAAAGAAGCGGGGATGAAGGGGACGACCGAGGCTGTGATGCTGCACCAGAACGGCGCTCCGGTCCATGTGGCGATCAAACTGGCGGCATTGTCGGGCATGAACGGCCAGACCATCGGGTACTCCGGCATTCACCGGGACATCTCCAAGGAAGTGATCTTCAAAAAGGAACTGCTCGCGGAGAGAGAACGGCTCTCCGTCACCTTGCGATCCATCGGTGAGGGCGTAATCGCTACGGATCGCCTGGGGCGGATCGTGTCGATGAATCGCGAAGCCGAGAGCTTAACCGGATACTCTCAGTACGAAGTCTTGGGGCAGCCGCTGGAGACGGTCTTTACCGTGATCGATCAACTGACCAGAGGGAAATACGAGGGGATCGTCAATGCCGTCCTGAACTCGGAAGAAATCATTCACCTCCACAATTTGTTCCTCCTCCACCAACATGAGCGGGAAATTCCGGTCAGCGTCAGTCTGGCGCCGATCAAGTCGGGCCGGGGCGAATGCTTCGGCGTGGTGCTGGTGTTTCAGGATATCACCGAGAAACAGCGCATCGAGCAAGAGCTGCTCAAAGCCGAAAAAATCGAATCGCTGGCGATTCTCGCCGGCGGGATCGCCCACGATTTTAATAATTTCCTCTCCGCCATCCTGGCCAATCTGCAACTGGCCCTCGCCAAGCTGAAGCGGGGCGATGATATCAGCCGTTACCTTGAGGAATCGGCCGATGCCACCCGCAAGGCCAGCGACCTCACCAAGCAGTTGCAGACCTTCTCCCGGGGCGAGGCTCCGGTTAAAAAAGCCGCCGCCATCGGCGATCTAATCCGCGATACCGTCCGTTTTGTGCTGCGGGGTTCCAAAGTAAAGGTCGAGTTCGAGCTGCCGGAGGATCTTTGGCCGGTCGAGATCGACAGCGGCCAGATCAGCCAGGTTCTCCATAATTTGACCCTGAACGCCAAACAAGCCATGCCTGGCGGCGGAACTTTGAGAATCCTGGGGCGGAACATCCGGATCCGGCCCGGTTCCCGCTATCTGCCCGGCGGCTATGTCGAATTGGCTGTCCAGGATGAAGGCGACGGAATCCCCCCGGAAAACTTGGGCCGGATCTTTGATCCCTTCTTTACAACCAAGGAGGAAGGGACCGGCCTGGGACTGGCCACCTCCTATTCCATTATCAAAAAACACAATGGCTATCTCGAAGTGGAGTCCGTTCCCCTGGTGGGAACCACCTTTACCATTTTATTGCCTGCTACGAATGCCCGGCCCGCCGTGGAGGAAGAAAGCCCGGAAGTGGCCGCGACCCGGGAAGCCGCCCTTTTATTGATGGACGACGAGGCAACGATCCGCGATAGTGTCGGCGAAATGTTGCGGGATGCCGGCTACCGCGTCGTGCTGGCCCGGGATGGCCGGGAAGTCTTGGAGGATTACCGGCGGGCCATGGAGGAGGGGGCTCCTTTTGATCTGGTGATCATGGACCTGACAGTCCCCGGAGGGCTCGGCGGCCAGGAGACCATCGCCGAGCTCAAAACGGTGGACCCCGCGGTAAGAGCCATCGTCTCCAGCGGTTACGCCAATGATCCGATCATCGCCGAGTACCAAAAATACGGTTTTTGCGGCGTAGCCGCCAAACCTTATAAGTTTGCCGAGTTGAAACGGATCATCGACCGGGCGTTGGTTGGCTCATGA
- a CDS encoding heme-degrading domain-containing protein, with protein sequence MNIDQELQERVREEQELQFEAFTNRTALEIGLKLAERAQKERKAITIDITRSGQQLFHYACEGTTPDNDQWIIRKCRVVNRFHKSSLRVGQQLVKSGTTIDQRYYVNPLEYSAHGGAFPILIRNVGVVGTIAVSGLAQEEDHAMVVEAIRQYLKAL encoded by the coding sequence ATGAATATCGATCAAGAACTTCAAGAACGGGTCCGGGAGGAACAGGAATTACAATTTGAAGCGTTTACCAACCGGACGGCGCTGGAGATCGGGTTGAAACTGGCGGAGCGGGCTCAAAAAGAAAGGAAAGCCATCACCATCGACATCACCCGTTCCGGTCAACAGCTCTTTCATTATGCGTGCGAAGGAACGACGCCCGACAACGACCAATGGATTATTCGCAAGTGCCGGGTAGTGAACCGTTTCCATAAGAGTTCGCTCCGGGTGGGACAGCAATTGGTGAAATCGGGCACCACCATCGATCAGCGGTATTATGTGAATCCGCTGGAATACTCGGCCCATGGCGGCGCTTTCCCCATTCTGATTCGGAATGTCGGCGTGGTTGGCACTATCGCCGTCTCCGGCCTGGCCCAGGAGGAAGACCATGCCATGGTGGTCGAAGCCATTCGCCAGTATTTAAAAGCGTTGTGA
- the nikR gene encoding nickel-responsive transcriptional regulator NikR: METNLQRFGVSIDNTLLEEFDELIAKKGYTNRSEAIRDLIRDYLIEERWRTGTAQAVGTITLVYNHHLRELSDRLNDIQHDYHDKIVSVLHVHLDAHHCLEVLVVRGDTTAIQTIAGRLSSVKGVQHCKLVTTAGGNI, translated from the coding sequence ATGGAAACCAATTTACAGCGATTCGGCGTTTCCATCGACAACACGTTATTAGAGGAATTCGACGAGTTGATCGCCAAAAAAGGGTATACCAACCGCTCGGAGGCTATCCGCGACCTGATCCGCGATTACCTGATCGAGGAGCGCTGGCGGACCGGGACCGCCCAGGCCGTCGGCACGATCACTTTAGTCTACAACCACCATCTCCGGGAACTCTCGGACCGACTCAATGATATTCAGCACGATTACCACGACAAGATCGTCTCCGTGCTTCATGTCCATCTGGATGCCCATCATTGCCTGGAGGTTCTGGTGGTGCGGGGCGATACCACGGCGATTCAGACCATCGCCGGCCGTTTGAGCAGCGTCAAAGGAGTACAGCATTGCAAGCTGGTGACGACCGCCGGTGGAAATATTTAG
- a CDS encoding CAP domain-containing protein, translating to MNRFSKFLAGTMTVIALISFSVVPALAGTNYYYSTGKSTYSSGYSLYIPGSYSTRYGAIPIYRPAPSKPTTPTTPTTPTTPTTPTTPTTPTTPNTPSTGLAAEETKMVNLVNQERTSRGIAALSVNSTLVTLARLKSADMVKNNYFGHTSPTYGSPFDMMKSYGVTYKTAGENIAGNSSTEAAHQALMNSEGHRANILNTSYTQIGIGIASGSVYGNIYTQMFIGK from the coding sequence ATGAACAGATTCAGCAAGTTTTTGGCAGGCACAATGACTGTGATCGCGCTGATTTCCTTCAGTGTCGTCCCTGCTTTGGCGGGAACCAATTATTATTATTCGACGGGGAAGAGCACTTACTCCTCTGGTTACAGTCTCTATATCCCGGGATCCTACAGCACTCGTTATGGAGCGATTCCCATTTATCGGCCGGCGCCGTCCAAACCCACGACGCCGACGACGCCGACGACGCCCACGACTCCTACAACGCCGACCACTCCCACCACTCCCACGACGCCGAATACGCCGTCCACCGGTTTAGCCGCCGAGGAAACCAAGATGGTCAACCTGGTGAATCAGGAACGGACCAGCCGCGGAATCGCCGCCTTATCGGTCAATTCCACTCTGGTCACCCTCGCCCGGCTCAAGAGCGCCGACATGGTGAAGAACAATTATTTCGGACATACATCCCCGACTTACGGCTCGCCCTTTGATATGATGAAGAGCTACGGCGTGACCTACAAGACCGCCGGCGAAAATATCGCCGGGAACTCTTCCACCGAAGCCGCGCATCAGGCATTAATGAACAGTGAGGGTCATCGCGCCAATATTTTGAACACCAGCTATACCCAGATTGGTATCGGCATTGCCTCCGGCTCGGTTTACGGCAACATTTACACCCAGATGTTTATCGGCAAGTAA
- a CDS encoding Crp/Fnr family transcriptional regulator, with protein sequence MNALMDNAELQGLIKRCPPEIYRQLEIKHVGTGEILFFQGETPRFTYILLEGNFKSYHCNPLGAKYFIAILYPGEILGEVEGLESLPYCGTLEAIRDSTLLVIPHAVYEEWLRQDVNFSLYVYKVLCRKFYSLVKKSAEDGLYPLKYRLLNLLIYLHGENGAGMPVQKELLVETLGSTPPSIERIIADLTAKELIECRDAEIRVLSVDGLNKELWLS encoded by the coding sequence ATGAACGCTTTGATGGATAACGCGGAGCTGCAAGGCCTGATCAAGCGCTGCCCTCCGGAAATCTACCGTCAGTTGGAGATCAAACACGTCGGGACCGGCGAGATTCTTTTTTTCCAGGGCGAGACGCCGCGCTTTACGTATATTCTTTTAGAGGGCAACTTCAAGTCCTACCATTGCAACCCCTTGGGCGCGAAATACTTCATCGCCATTCTCTACCCCGGCGAGATCCTGGGCGAGGTTGAGGGCCTGGAAAGCTTGCCCTATTGCGGCACGCTGGAGGCGATCCGCGACTCGACCTTGCTGGTCATCCCGCACGCGGTCTACGAAGAATGGTTGCGTCAGGACGTCAACTTTAGCCTGTATGTTTATAAGGTGTTGTGCCGGAAATTTTACAGCCTGGTCAAGAAGAGCGCCGAGGACGGCTTGTATCCCCTGAAGTACCGCTTGCTGAACCTCCTGATCTATCTGCATGGCGAAAACGGCGCGGGCATGCCGGTGCAAAAGGAATTGCTGGTCGAGACCCTGGGATCGACGCCGCCCAGTATCGAGCGGATCATTGCCGATCTGACGGCCAAGGAGCTCATCGAATGTCGCGACGCCGAGATCAGGGTGCTGTCGGTCGATGGCTTGAATAAAGAATTATGGCTCTCTTGA